A DNA window from Drosophila biarmipes strain raj3 chromosome 2R, RU_DBia_V1.1, whole genome shotgun sequence contains the following coding sequences:
- the LOC108022412 gene encoding uncharacterized protein LOC108022412 → MQRSIICFGFLLLLLEGAQSAFNCSAPPNFNNFDINTCCRTPELDMGDVPQKCHKYVSGLSSANSKYPSFAHLCYPDCIYRETGAMVNGKIRMERVKQYLEEHVHRRDQDIVTQIVRSFESCLSNVKAHMRSSNIESYQVLPHGCSPFAGIIYSCVNAETFLHCPPKMWKNERPCNLAKEFAEQCNPLPHVPLPSS, encoded by the exons atgcagagatctattatttgttttggctttttaCTTCTCTTGCTGGAAGGTGCGCAGTCAGCATTTAACTGCTCAGCGCCGccgaattttaataatttt GACATTAACACTTGCTGCCGCACCCCGGAACTGGATATGGGGGATGTGCCCCAAAAGTGCCACAAATACGTGAGTGGGTTGAGCTCAGCGAACTCAAAATATCCCAGCTTCGCTCATCTG TGCTATCCAGATTGTATCTACAGGGAAACGGGGGCCATGGTGAATGGAAAAATAAGAATGGAAAGGGTTAAGCAGTACTTGGAAGAGCACGTTCATCGCCGAGATCAGGATATTGTCACGCAAATAGTGCGCTCCTTTGAGTCCTGTCTGTCCAACG TTAAGGCCCACATGAGGTCATCGAACATCGAGTCCTACCAGGTCCTGCCCCACGGCTGTTCACCCTTTGCTGGCATAATCTACAGCTGTGTGAATGCCGAGACCTTCCTCCATTGTCCCCCCAAAATGTGGAAGAACGAGAGGCCCTGCAACTTGGCCAAGGAATTCGCCGAACAGTGCAACCCACTGCCCCATGTTCCGCTGCCCAGCAGCTGA
- the LOC108022424 gene encoding uncharacterized protein LOC108022424, which yields MNHLTLVGCLLLWSGAQAAFQDFVVGPEYYEGDDEMVPLGQEYLEEDGGEDVMVSFQDAQREGAVDTNLLMKALMQHAKRLGMSLDELAQLNIEAEEEESMNQLGCSSGQDVFGHQEKPTWRDVLFN from the exons ATGAACCACTTAACCCTTGTCGGCTGCCTTTTGCTCTGGTCGGGCGCCCAAGCAGCCTTCCAGGACTTCGTGGTGGGACCTGAG TACTATGAAGGTGATGATGAAATGGTTCCGCTTGGACAAGAATATCTGGAGGAGGATGGGGGTGAGGACGTCATGGTCTCATTCCAAGATGCGCAACGTGAGGGCGCTGTGGATACCAACCTGCTGATGAAAGCCCTAATGCAGCATGCCAAACGTTTGGGCATGAGTTTGGATGAGTTGG CTCAATTGAACATTGAAGCAGAAGAAGAGGAGTCTATGAACCAACTGGGCTGCTCATCTGGCCAAGATGTCTTTGGCCACCAGGAAAAACCCACTTGGCGGGATGTGCTCTTTAACTGA
- the LOC108022097 gene encoding uncharacterized protein LOC108022097 — translation MLHLLTWLLILIPAFLAAEDICSHRPDVTALKNCCKMPNLEFSFYNSKCGQYMVNGFHITPCSFECIFQASGALNGTSLVMENIEKMLKNVMASEEFLQIYVDGFRSCSAQEKAMIKNLKRRRMPLTGKCSSMALMYGLCSHRYFYRFCPDKVWSKSAGCNEAREYSIRCDDQMTNKTH, via the exons ATGCTTCACCTGCTGACATGGCTTCTGATCTTAATACCAGCTTTTCTAGCCGCAGAGGACATATGCTCTCATAGGCCGGATGTTACT GCCTTGAAAAACTGTTGCAAAATGCCAAACCTGGAATTCTCGTTTTACAACTCAAAGTGTGGTCAGTATATGGTCAATGGCTTCCACATAACACCT TGCAGCTTCGAGTGTATTTTTCAAGCATCCGGAGCTTTGAACGGCACCAGCTTGGTCATGGAAAACATCGAGAAGATGTTGAAAAACGTTATGGCCTCTGAAGAATTTCTGCAGATCTATGTGGATGGTTTCAGGAGCTGCTCTGCCCAGGAGAAGGCCATGATCAAGAACCTCAAGCGGCGCCGCATGCCGCTCACCGGAAAGTGCTCCTCCATGGCCTTAATGTACGGCCTGTGTTCCCATCGGTACTTCTACCGCTTTTGCCCGGACAAAGTTTGGAGCAAGAGTGCCGGCTGCAATGAGGCCAGGGAGTACAGCATTCGTTGCGACGACCAGATGACCAACAAAACGCATTGA
- the LOC108022098 gene encoding uncharacterized protein LOC108022098 encodes MAWNIALLICCLAGVVWSNPIDVEDCSRRQDFNNAMDCCAYPTFRFEEFKKPCGKYMPFGAPRISPCLFECIFNATNTIVNGVSDPDNVRLMLQKLIGNNHDFLEAYFNGIMSCSSTVQEMMNNRRPRPQSKVERCSPTAVFYGVCAQKYVFNHCPPSSWTGNESCEMLRWKNMNCPSSKTSRGSGHRLL; translated from the exons ATGGCGTGGAACATTGCTCTGCTGATCTGCTGTTTGGCAGGAGTGGTTTGGAGTAATCCCATAGATGTGGAGGACTGTTCCCGTCGTCAGGACTTCAAT AATGCAATGGACTGCTGTGCATATCCCACATTTCGATTTGAAGAGTTCAAAAAACCATGTGGTAAATACATGCCTTTTGGTGCTCCCAGAATTTCTCCC tgcCTGTTTGAGTGCATATTTAATGCGACCAACACCATTGTGAACGGAGTCAGTGATCCCGATAATGTGCGATTGATGCTTCAGAAGCTCATTGGTAATAATCACGACTTTCTGGAAGCCTACTTCAATGGTATAATGAGCTGTTCGAGTACTGTACAGGAGATGATGAACAACAGAAGGCCTCGACCCCAAAGTAAGGTCGAACGGTGCTCTCCAACCGCCGTTTTCTATGGGGTCTGTGCCCAGAAGTACGTCTTCAACCACTGCCCCCCATCTAGCTGGACAGGAAATGAATCATGCGAAATGCTCCGATGGAAAAATATGAACTGTCCAAGCTCGAAAACATCACGTGGCTCTGGTCATCGTTTACTTTAA
- the LOC108022253 gene encoding uncharacterized protein LOC108022253 — MSPSVLHLFGVLSLSLLVFSNSTDVTGLEKCLELLNTQKLVYCCGKSFLDKFLFVGSNCTPFWDDYGPCRYECLYKHWDLLDRDNKIKKPELYLMITSLYSPLNGYHNYGTALKAAHETCEALGSRHADFLLLYSNRVENRQGMASSSCLPHAMLHAQCTMVYVTANCPPENWVQDSVCKSLPKLLSSCTKKLDEKKTIVADDKEETLENGCEQNSLEGTQRILTSFLILIISKMLSEY, encoded by the exons atgtcccCTTCTGTGCTGCACTTGTTTGGTGTTCTATCGCTTTCTTTGCTTGTTTTCAGCAACTCCACTGATGTGACGGGCTTGGAAAAGTGTTTAGAACTGCTTAATACCCAAAAGTTGGTCTACTGTTGTGGAAAGTCCTTTCTCGACAAGTTCCTTTTTGTTGGCAGCAATTGTACACCCTTCTGGGATGACTATGGTCCT TGCCGCTATGAGTGTCTTTATAAGCACTGGGACCTGCTCGATCGGGATAACAAGATCAAGAAACCGGAGCTTTACTTGATGATAACCAGCTTGTATAGTCCTCTGAATGGCTACCATAACTATGGCACCGCTCTGAAGGCAGCCCATGAGACCTGCGAGGCCCTGGGCTCCAGACACGCCGACTTTCTGTTGCTCTACTCCAATCGCGTGGAGAATCGACAGGGTATGGCATCATCCTCCTGTCTGCCCCACGCCATGCTCCATGCCCAGTGTACCATGGTGTATGTGACTGCCAATTGTCCTCCCGAAAACTGGGTGCAGGATTCGGTGTGCAAAAGTCTACCGAAACTCTTGTCCAGTTGCACAAAAAAATTGGACGAAAAGAAAACCATTGTGGCTGACGATAAAGAGGAGACTCTGGAGAACGGCTGTGAACAGAATAGTTTAGAGGGAACCCAAAGGATCTTAACCAGCTTTCTAATCCTCATTATCTCTAAGATGTTGTCTGAATATTAA
- the LOC108022254 gene encoding uncharacterized protein LOC108022254: MAMIHLAHEALAMRTGRILAAWIFLALIVPFQSAKCKAAPKSVQNVHVCCSAPMPNWGAYNSECHKSGAQASCRLACIFNASSVLQGNRLVQAKVRPMLARAFSSEPTIDVYESNFARCSALVRSKYQELSPLSRQSDACDRHALFYSLCAYARLMFTCPDKMWQRNNRVCQEAKAYAKNCPWPALKMFMKNT, encoded by the exons ATGGCGATGATTCACTTGGCTCATGAAGCTTTAGCTATGCGGACAGGGCGTATACTTGCTGCCTGGATTTTTCTGGCTTTAATAGTTCCTTTTCAATCAGCCAAGTGCAAGGCAGCGCCCAAATCTGTGCAG AATGTCCACGTATGTTGCTCAGCGCCCATGCCAAATTGGGGCGCCTATAATAGCGAGTGCCATAAATCGGGAGCCCAGGCAAGC TGCCGCCTGGCTTGCATCTTTAATGCCAGCTCAGTTCTGCAGGGAAATCGATTGGTTCAAGCCAAAGTTCGGCCCATGTTGGCAAGGGCATTCTCCAGCGAGCCCACCATCGATGTCTATGAGTCCAACTTTGCCAGGTGTTCCGCGCTGGTCAGGAGCAAGTACCAGGAGCTGTCGCCACTGAGTCGCCAAAGTGACGCCTGCGACAGGCACGCCCTCTTCTACAGCCTCTGTGCATATGCCCGCTTGATGTTCACCTGTCCGGATAAAATGTGGCAGCGGAATAATAGAGTGTGCCAGGAGGCCAAAGCCTATGCGAAAAACTGCCCATGGCCTGCACTAAAAATGTTCATGAAGAACacctaa
- the LOC108022250 gene encoding uncharacterized protein LOC108022250 has translation MGGLRSLLVLLVFGFYQTSQAKFVWSTGGASALFVAIALPLDLEEKEVFLSYNFEASYDLPRSWKKKPPFLRNGNGTHDDSLLSSHHGHHQFDDFVYDDYYDGAQNSTHKHKHKHKHKHHHNKKKKKTKPKPGAADKPPKNKPKHRHKKKHKPKSKTKEEDDDYKDFFQGFPLDGMGDPVGRSLSKRSLLTRSKFYEIMNHRFELYGLGPGDGCLLRLICEANSYQLGDLNGVLGGLVHIMFTPSSSQYEALPRRYYIAELDGRNGKCRGYYAQCQHSVLDMITQAPKNKSKVH, from the exons ATGGGTGGTCTTAGAAGCCTCCTCGTCCTGCTGGTTTTTGGCTTCTACCAAACTTCACAGGCCAAGTTCGTTTGGAGTACGGGAGGAGCCTCTGCA CTTTTCGTGGCCATAGCCTTACCCTtggatttagaggaaaaagaggtgtttttgtccTACAATTTTGAAGCGTCCTACGATTTGCCTAGATCCTGGAAAAAGAAGCCGCCATTTTTG cgAAATGGCAATGGAACTCATGATGATAGTTTGCTAAGCAGCCATCATGGCCACCATCAATTTGATGACTTCGTTTACGATGACTACTACGATGGGGCCCAAAACTCCACCCACAAGCACAAGCACAAGCACAAGCACAAGCACCAccataataagaaaaaaaagaagaccAAACCCAAACCTGGAGCTGCAGACAAGCCACCGAAAAACAAACCCAAACATaggcacaaaaaaaaacacaagccAAAGTCAAAGACAAAGGAGGAGGATGATGACTACAAGGATTTCTTTCAGGGATTTCCCCTAGATGGAATGGGAGATCCCGTGGGCAGAAGTCTTTCGAAGAGATCCCTGCTTACAAGAAGCAAGTTCTATGAGATCATGAATCATCGCTTCGAATT ATATGGCTTGGGCCCAGGAGATGGCTGTTTATTAAGACTGATTTGCGAGGCCAATAGCTACCAGTTGGGGGATCTCAATGGTGTGCTTGGCGGCTTGGTCCACATTATGTTCACTCCAAGTTCCTCTCAATATGAGGCTTTGCCCAGGAGATACTACATAGCCGAATTGGATGGTCGGAATGGGAAATGCAGGGGCTATTATGCGCAATGCCAGCACAGTGTGCTCGACATGATTACGCAAGCccctaaaaataaaagcaaagtgCACTGA
- the LOC108022252 gene encoding uncharacterized protein LOC108022252: protein MDFTSYFLGLIFLLTVYLDLTNSFVAFTQSSTHGIFVAIAVPLELPHRNVFVSYNFEANYNLPANWEKWTIFQNGPIESEEVVEDTDTDTEAESSRKLATGCKNCTVEATEAGGEDQEDVEGATEVVSKERKVRSLLTRSNIYRILIDKLKRSGFRGESCLLRLICETSAAQLDEFNGVLGSLVHVLFSPSTSESEDLPLRYYQAEHDGWNDHCHFYEPGCGESILDLISEPFEEILKHIERNKI from the exons ATGGATTTCACTAGTTACTTTCTTGGCCTGATTTTCCTCTTAACCGTTTACCTGGACTTGACCAACTCTTTTGTGGCCTTCACCCAGTCCAGTACCCATGGT ATCTTTGTCGCTATTGCTGTTCCGCTCGAGTTGCCCCACCGAAATGTGTTTGTTTCCTACAATTTTGAGGCCAACTACAATTTACCAGCAAACTGGGAGAAATGGACAATATTT CAAAACGGCCCCATAGAGTCGGAGGAAGTGGTGGAAGATACGGATACGGACACCGAGGCGGAGTCTTCCCGAAAGTTGGCCACCGGCTGCAAAAATTGCACGGTGGAGGCAACGGAGGCTGGAGGAGAGGACCAGGAGGACGTGGAGGGAGCCACCGAAGTGGTATCCAAAGAACGTAAAGTAAGATCTCTGCTCACACGATCCAATATCTATCGCATTTTGATAGACAAACTGAAGAG GAGTGGTTTCCGTGGGGAATCATGTCTGCTGCGTCTCATTTGTGAGACAAGTGCTGCCCAACTGGATGAGTTCAATGGCGTCTTGGGCAGTCTAGTGCATGTTTTGTTCAG TCCCAGCACTTCAGAGTCAGAAGACCTTCCCCTTCGCTACTACCAAGCGGAACACGATGGCTGGAATGACCATTGCCATTTTTATGAACCGGGCTGTGGCGAAAGTATTCTTGACCTTATATCGGAACCCTTTGAAGAGATTCTAAAACACATTGAACGCAATAAAATATAG
- the LOC108022415 gene encoding uncharacterized protein LOC108022415 encodes MFSSLIYRPLLCLCAILINFSLVDSTFLFTTNSEYGIFMAISVPIGLPHRNVFLSYNYEFNYYQPEHVYKYPPILMGQDFEDSYLTYPTTGREAKEGYCYNCTDWRIAGNSTTSSNSSTKAAPREKRALTLMSRSVFYAMLRDKLRRSGFPAEACLLRLICDTNASQLGEVNGFLGSLVHIIFSPSSSKDEHLPHEYYQAEWDGRQHQECSAYSKACDQDILNLISVPLEQALGDLVSRRRRK; translated from the exons ATGTTCAGCTCTTTGATATACAGACCTTTGCTCTGTCTATGTGCCATATTAATAAACTTCAGTTTGGTGGATTCTACGTTTCTTTTTACCACCAACTCCGAGTATGGG ATATTCATGGCCATATCGGTGCCCATTGGCTTGCCACATCGCAATGTCTTCCTGTCTTATAACTACGAGTTTAACTACTATCAGCCGGAGCACGTGTACAAGTATCCCCCTATCTTG ATGGGTCAGGACTTTGAGGATAGCTATCTGACGTATCCCACCACGGGACGTGAGGCCAAGGAGGGATACTGCTATAATTGCACAGATTGGAGAATTGCTGGGAATAGCACCACCTCAAGTAATTCCTCGACTAAAGCTGCACCGCGAGAAAAGCGCGCCCTAACACTAATGAGCAGATCTGTGTTCTATGCCATGTTAAgggataaattaagaag ATCTGGTTTTCCTGCCGAAGCCTGTCTGCTGCGCCTGATATGCGATACAAATGCCTCTCAGCTGGGTGAGGTGAATGGATTTTTGGGCAGCCTAGTTCACATAATATTCAG TCCCAGCAGCTCCAAGGACGAGCACCTGCCCCATGAGTACTACCAAGCCGAGTGGGATGGTCGACAGCATCAGGAGTGTTCCGCTTACTCCAAAGCCTGCGACCAAGACATCTTGAACCTGATTTCTGTGCCACTGGAGCAGGCTCTGGGCGATCTTGTAAGCCGACGGCGAAGAAAATAA
- the LOC108022414 gene encoding LOW QUALITY PROTEIN: uncharacterized protein LOC108022414 (The sequence of the model RefSeq protein was modified relative to this genomic sequence to represent the inferred CDS: inserted 2 bases in 2 codons), translating into MNILILLCLIYLKLALVGSNLLFQTNPEFGIFVVLAMPLSLKNRXAFISFSYEFNYYQPEHIYKYPGGLMEDDWEESYLTYNNTGGLGSSRSFPSVDGNNYSGLQRTGRSLPIMSRTNFYMMMEDKLERSGNPAKPCLLRLICETNASTLGQVNGLLGTTVHILFTPSSSRDENLDTDYYQAEWGDHRFGDCSSYXESVLDLISRPLGDALREVLARRNGRQ; encoded by the exons ATGAATATTCTAATACTCCTTTGCCTTATATACCTTAAGTTGGCCTTAGTTGGCTCCAATTTGTTGTTTCAAACTAACCCGGAGTTTGgt ATATTTGTGGTCTTGGCCATGCCACTTTCTCTGAAGAACC ATGCCTTCATTTCGTTTAGTTACGAGTTTAATTACTATCAACCCGAGCATATCTACAAGTATCCTGGTGGGTTG ATGGAGGATGATTGGGAGGAAAGttatttaacttataataaCACTGGAGGGCTGGGTAGCAGCAGGTCCTTTCCTTCTGTAGATGGTAATAACTATTCAGGTCTGCAAAGGACTGGTCGCTCCTTACCAATTATGAGTAGAACAAACTTCTATATGATGATGGAGGATAAATTGGAGag ATCTGGCAATCCTGCTAAGCCCTGTCTCCTCCGTTTAATCTGCGAAACGAATGCCTCAACACTTGGCCAAGTGAATGGACTCTTGGGCACCACAGTGCATATCTTGTTCAC ACCCAGCAGCTCGCGTGACGAGAATCTGGACACAGATTATTACCAGGCCGAATGGGGGGATCATCGGTTTGGGGACTGCTCATCGT GGGAGAGTGTTCTGGATCTGATCTCAAGGCCGTTGGGCGATGCTCTGCGGGAAGTTTTGGCCAGACGAAATGGAAGACAATGA
- the LOC108023076 gene encoding general transcription factor IIH subunit 1, translating into MTTSSEDVLLQMGEVRYKKGDGTLYVMNERVAWMAEHRDTVTVSHRYADIKTQKISPEGKPKVQLQVVLHDGNTSTFHFVNRQGQAAMLADRDKVKELLQQLLPNFKRKVDKDLEDKNRILVENPNLLQLYKDLVITKVLTSDEFWATHAKDHALRKMGKTQEIGVSGAFLADIKPQTDGCNGLKYNLTSDVIHCIFKTYPAVKRKHFENVPAKMPESEFWTKFFQSHYFHRDRLTAGTKDIFTECGKIDDQALKAAVQQGAGDPLLDLKKFEDVPLEEGFGSVAGDRNVVNSGNIVHQNMIKRFNQHSIMVLKTCTDVTSAPSTMTNGTNNANGPVSQSAYTNGLNGKASTPSAAKSSADQVDKDEPQSKKQRVMEKIHYEDLGDPLLVGDAAHGERANKAQQFELSKVERYLNGPVQNSMYDNHNDPMSLEEVQYKLVRNSESWLNRNVQRTFICSKAAVNALGELSPGGSMMRGFQEQSAGQLVPSDFQRELRHLYLSLSELLKHFWSCFPPTSEELEAKLQRMHETLQRFKMAKLVPFENRAMHELSPLRSSLTQHMNQLLRTANAKYATWKERKLRNAR; encoded by the exons ATGACCACGAGCAGCGAGGACGTGCTGCTCCAGATGGGCGAGGTGCGGTACAAGAAGGGCGACGGAACCCTGTACGTGATGAACGAGCGGGTGGCCTGGATGGCGGAGCACAGGGACACGGTCACGGTCTCCCACCGCTATGCGGACATCAAGA CCCAGAAGATCTCTCCCGAGGGCAAGCCCAAGGTGCAGCTCCAGGTGGTGCTCCACGACGGCAACACCTCCACCTTCCACTTCGTCAATCGTCAGGGACAGGCCGCCATGCTCGCCGACAGGGACAAGGTCAaggagctgctgcagcagctgctgcccaACTTCAAGCGGAAGGTGGACAAGGACCTGGAGGACAAGAATCGCATCCTCGTCGAGAACCCCAATCTGCTGCAGCTCTACAAGGACCTCGTCATCACCAAAGTCCTAACCAGCGACGAGTTCTGGGCTACGCATGCTAAGGATCATGCCCTGAGGAAGATGGGCAAGACCCAGGAGATCG GTGTCTCGGGAGCCTTTCTGGCCGACATTAAGCCACAAACGGATGGCTGCAACGGCCTCAAGTACAACCTCACCTCCGACGTGATTCACTGCATTTTCAAGACCTATCCCGCCGTTAAACGCAAGCATTTCGAAAATGTGCCTGCGAAGATGCCAGAGTCCGAGTTTTGGACCAAGTTTTTCCAGTCGCACTACTTCCATCGCGACCGCCTCACCGCCGGCACGAAGGATATATTCACAGAGTGCGGCAAGATCGATGACCAGGCCTTAAAAGCGGCTGTGCAGCAGGGAGCCGGTGATCCCCTGCTGGACCTCAAGAAGTTTGAGGATGTTCCTCTGGAGGAGGGCTTCGGCAGCGTGGCCGGGGATCGCAACGTAGTGAACAGCGGCAACATTGTGCATCAGAACATGATCAAGCGGTTCAACCAGCATTCCATTATGGTGCTCAAGACCTGTACCGATGTGACCTCAGCGCCCTCGACCATGACCAATGGCACCAATAATGCCAACGGGCCGGTTTCGCAATCCGCCTATACGAACGGTCTCAATGGAAAGGCTTCCACTCCTTCCGCCGCTAAGAGTTCCGCCGACCAGGTGGACAAGGACGAGCCACAAAGCAAGAAGCAACGAGTGATGGAAAAGATTCACTACGAGGATCTTGGGGATCCCCTCCTGGTAGGGGATGCCGCTCATGGGGAAAGGGCCAACAAGGCCCAACAGTTCGAACTGTCCAAGGTGGAGCGTTATTTGAATGGCCCTGTCCAAAACAGCATGTACGACAACCATAACGACCCCATGAGTCTGGAGGAGGTGCAGTACAAGCTTGTGCGCAACTCAGAGTCTTGGCTGAATCGCAACGTGCAGCgtacttttatttgctccaagGCGGCAGTAAATGCTTTAGGAGAGCTGAGTCCTGGCGGTTCAATGATGCGCGGTTTCCAAGAGCAGTCAGCAGGAC AACTGGTGCCCAGTGACTTCCAACGAGAGCTGCGTCACCTGTATCTGTCCCTGTCCGAGTTGCTGAAGCACTTCTGGAGCTGTTTCCCGCCCACCTCCGAGGAGCTGGAGGCAAAGCTGCAGCGCATGCACGAGACCTTGCAGCGTTTCAAAATGGCCAAACTAGTGCCTTTTGAG AACCGCGCCATGCACGAACTCTCGCCGCTGCGATCCTCGCTGACCCAGCACATGAACCAGCTGCTGCGCACCGCCAACGCCAAGTATGCCACTTGGAAGGAGCGAAAACTACGCAACGCTAGGTAG
- the LOC108022257 gene encoding activity-regulated cytoskeleton associated protein 2: MTQMSDEQFRILIETIRSLAPIKEEEPPSKGSFSNCAVRFSGQRDHDAVDEFINAVETYKEVEGISDRDALKGLPLLFNSIAVMWWKGVRRDAKTWPDALQLLRDHFSPTKPSYQLYMEIFETRQAHGEVIDSFVCKQRALLAKLPEGRHDEETELDFIFGLMQPKYRESIPRHEIKTFRELLDRGRTVERNKH; this comes from the coding sequence ATGACACAGATGTCCGACGAGCAATTTCGCATACTCATCGAAACCATTCGGTCGCTGGCTCCCATCAAAGAGGAGGAGCCGCCCTCAAAGGGCAGCTTCAGCAACTGTGCGGTGAGGTTCAGTGGCCAGCGGGACCACGATGCCGTGGATGAGTTCATCAACGCCGTGGAGACGTACAAGGAGGTGGAGGGCATCAGCGACAGGGACGCCCTGAAGGGTCTGCCGCTGCTCTTCAACAGCATTGCCGTGATGTGGTGGAAGGGTGTGCGCCGGGATGCCAAGACCTGGCCGGATGCCCTGCAACTGCTGCGGGACCACTTCTCGCCGACCAAACCCTCGTATCAGCTCTACATGGAGATCTTCGAGACGAGGCAGGCCCACGGCGAGGTGATCGACTCCTTTGTCTGCAAGCAGCGGGCCCTGCTGGCCAAGCTGCCGGAGGGCCGACACGACGAGGAGACGGAGCTGGACTTCATCTTCGGACTGATGCAGCCCAAGTACCGGGAGAGCATTCCGCGGCACGAGATCAAGACCTTCCGGGAGCTGCTCGATCGGGGTCGCACGGTGGAGCGCAACAAGCACTGA
- the LOC108022968 gene encoding activity-regulated cytoskeleton associated protein 1, whose product MAQSVTMTNEQLHELIEAVRLSATSAAGSAAAAGGADAQGARGKGSFSACTHNFGGTRDHDVVEEFITNIVTYKELENISDENALKGISLLFYGLASTWWQGVRKEATTWNDALALIREHFSPTKPAYQVYMEFFQRKQEDHDHIDTFVVHKRALLAQLPSGRHDEETELDLLYGLLNIKYRKHIARQSVRSFKDLLEQGRIIEHNNQEDEELAAASKNARGSKRTNRCTYCSFRGHTFDNCRKRQKDRQEENQEE is encoded by the coding sequence ATGGCCCAATCCGTGACGATGACCAACGAGCAGCTCCATGAGCTGATCGAAGCGGTGCGACTGTCGGCCACAAGTGCCGCCGgaagtgcagcagcagcggggGGAGCAGACGCCCAGGGTGCCCGGGGCAAGGGCAGCTTCTCGGCGTGCACACACAACTTCGGCGGAACGCGAGATCACGACGTGGTCGAGGAGTTCATCACAAACATCGTGACCTACAAGGAGCTGGAGAACATCAGCGACGAGAACGCCCTCAAGGGCATCTCGCTGCTGTTCTACGGGCTGGCCAGTACCTGGTGGCAGGGCGTCCGCAAGGAGGCCACCACCTGGAACGACGCCCTCGCCCTCATCCGCGAACACTTCTCGCCCACGAAGCCCGCCTACCAGGTCTACATGGAGTTCTTCCAGAGGAAGCAGGAGGACCACGACCACATCGACACCTTTGTGGTCCACAAGCGAGCGCTGCTGGCCCAGCTGCCCAGCGGTCGCCACGACGAGGAGACGGAGCTGGACCTGCTCTACGGCCTGCTGAACATCAAGTACCGCAAGCACATCGCCCGCCAAAGCGTCCGGTCCTTCAAGGACCTCCTGGAGCAGGGTCGCATCATCGAGCACAACAAccaggaggacgaggagctgGCCGCCGCGTCGAAGAATGCTCGTGGCTCCAAGCGCACCAACCGCTGCACCTACTGCAGCTTCAGGGGCCACACCTTCGACAATTGCCGCAAGCGCCAGAAGGACCGGCAGGAGGAGAATCAGGAGGAGTAG